In one Desulfobaculum bizertense DSM 18034 genomic region, the following are encoded:
- a CDS encoding SufE family protein codes for MMSIEQRQEQILKTLNAFPNASDRYEYIIERGITQPQMDESERAKALRVPECKTGIWMNMSHDGKTLSLRLDSDSIIMRGILSLIQSVFHGADCTELENAAFTLHEAMDIGDFMNSDRAQGLSQLMQRIRHAASS; via the coding sequence ATGATGAGTATCGAACAGCGACAGGAACAAATTCTCAAGACGCTCAACGCATTTCCCAATGCTTCTGACCGCTATGAGTACATCATTGAGCGCGGCATTACCCAGCCCCAGATGGATGAATCCGAACGGGCCAAGGCGCTTCGCGTTCCAGAATGCAAAACAGGCATCTGGATGAACATGTCCCACGATGGCAAAACCCTGTCGCTCAGACTCGACAGCGATTCCATCATCATGCGCGGCATCCTGAGCCTGATTCAATCGGTCTTCCATGGTGCTGACTGCACAGAACTGGAGAATGCAGCATTCACTCTGCATGAGGCTATGGACATCGGAGATTTCATGAACAGCGATCGGGCACAGGGACTTTCCCAGCTCATGCAGCGCATACGCCACGCCGCCAGCAGTTAA
- a CDS encoding aminotransferase class V-fold PLP-dependent enzyme: MTRDFVNTIRAQFPIFAKRTDAAVYLDSAATSQKPQCVLDALLQVYSSSNGNVHRSAHRFARECTDALECARGTVAAFLNAPAPQNIIFTKGATESLNLVAQSLTSSIRAGQTILVSALEHHSNLVPWQELCTRTGAILKIIPLTSDGDLDLVELEALLDSDVAVVSVAHVSNVLGTVLPIKEIGKLVRSSSSALFVVDGAQAVAHLPVDVQDLDVDFYCFSGHKVYGPNGIGVLYGRMDILDKLPPYQFGGEMIEQVSFEHTRYNTVPYKFEAGTPDYPAAIALRSALDFLTSTGWEAILKQEQEILDLATQELSAIPDLTIYGAPHIRSGLLSFNIAGIHHFDLEVMLDRYGVAVRSGHHCAEPLVHLLGTEGTVRASFGIYTNPEDIFALSTALKKSCALLKPQHSGAA, encoded by the coding sequence ATGACAAGGGATTTCGTCAACACAATTCGGGCACAATTTCCAATCTTTGCGAAGCGAACAGACGCGGCCGTCTATCTGGACAGTGCCGCAACAAGTCAAAAGCCGCAGTGTGTGCTCGACGCTTTGTTGCAGGTGTACAGCTCCTCTAATGGGAATGTACATCGCAGCGCACACCGCTTTGCCCGAGAGTGTACGGATGCCCTTGAATGTGCCAGAGGGACTGTCGCCGCATTTCTCAACGCCCCGGCGCCACAAAACATCATCTTTACCAAAGGTGCCACTGAGTCGCTGAACCTTGTGGCACAGTCCCTTACCTCCAGCATTCGTGCAGGCCAGACCATTCTTGTCTCTGCCCTTGAGCACCATTCAAACCTTGTCCCGTGGCAGGAACTCTGCACGCGCACTGGCGCCATTCTCAAAATCATTCCTCTCACTTCTGATGGTGATCTTGACCTTGTGGAGCTTGAAGCGCTTTTGGACAGTGACGTTGCTGTTGTTTCTGTTGCACACGTATCCAATGTTTTAGGAACAGTCCTTCCCATCAAAGAAATAGGGAAACTCGTCAGAAGCAGCAGCTCTGCACTTTTTGTTGTGGATGGCGCACAAGCCGTCGCGCATCTTCCCGTGGACGTGCAGGATCTCGACGTCGATTTCTACTGCTTCTCTGGACACAAGGTCTACGGACCCAATGGCATTGGCGTGCTGTATGGACGCATGGACATTCTGGACAAGCTTCCGCCCTACCAGTTTGGCGGCGAAATGATCGAGCAAGTGAGCTTTGAGCACACACGCTACAACACCGTCCCCTACAAATTTGAGGCAGGGACTCCAGACTACCCGGCAGCCATTGCCCTCCGGTCTGCACTGGACTTTCTGACCTCCACAGGCTGGGAAGCCATCCTGAAGCAGGAACAGGAAATTCTTGATCTTGCAACACAGGAACTCTCTGCCATTCCCGACCTCACCATCTATGGCGCCCCGCACATACGAAGTGGCCTTTTATCCTTCAACATTGCGGGCATTCACCACTTTGACCTTGAAGTCATGCTGGACCGCTACGGCGTTGCCGTCCGCTCAGGCCACCACTGCGCAGAACCTCTTGTGCACCTGCTTGGGACAGAGGGAACAGTTCGGGCATCCTTTGGCATTTACACAAATCCCGAAGACATTTTTGCGCTGAGCACAGCACTCAAAAAAAGCTGCGCCCTGCTGAAACCACAGCACTCAGGAGCAGCATGA
- the larA gene encoding nickel-dependent lactate racemase gives MDIGISFGKEQFHVEIEEKSIQSILIPQEIPKVDESEELWRAIKNPVGTQRISELVQSDETVCIITSDVTRPCPTRKMLVPVLEELASAGVPDENICIAFALGAHRKHTLEEKKKLVGEDVLARIQCLDLDMNDCVDLGTTRAGTPLHVFRPVVEADRRICMGNIEFHYFAGYSGGAKAILPGVSTHAAIQSNHKMMLSEKAATGHLAGNPVREDIDTVPELLPIDCIFNVVLGPHKEILRAVLGDPILAHRQGCAFLDTIYKFPLDEPADIVLVSPGGYPKDLNIYQAQKALDNAAHAVRKGGIILWVARCQEGYGSEKFTEWVNDAQTPQDLIDRVRKKFELGGHKAAAMAKVRQKADIFLLSDLDDAAAENLFCTPVPSLEKGLKMARERLGQDARIVVMPHGGSTLPVIQGDK, from the coding sequence ATGGACATCGGCATATCTTTTGGAAAAGAGCAGTTTCATGTGGAAATTGAAGAAAAAAGCATTCAATCAATACTTATTCCGCAAGAAATTCCCAAAGTTGATGAATCTGAGGAATTATGGAGAGCAATAAAAAATCCTGTCGGAACACAGCGCATCTCCGAGCTTGTTCAATCTGATGAAACTGTGTGCATTATTACAAGTGATGTGACTCGCCCTTGCCCGACACGGAAGATGTTGGTGCCAGTGCTTGAAGAACTCGCTTCTGCCGGAGTGCCGGACGAAAATATTTGCATCGCTTTTGCACTTGGTGCCCACAGAAAGCACACGCTGGAAGAGAAAAAGAAGCTTGTGGGCGAAGACGTCTTGGCCCGAATTCAGTGTCTTGATTTAGACATGAACGACTGTGTGGACTTGGGAACAACGCGGGCAGGGACTCCGCTTCATGTCTTTCGGCCTGTTGTGGAAGCCGACAGACGGATTTGCATGGGGAATATAGAATTTCATTACTTTGCAGGCTACAGCGGTGGGGCAAAGGCAATCTTGCCGGGCGTTTCAACACATGCAGCGATTCAGTCAAATCACAAGATGATGCTGAGCGAAAAGGCGGCGACCGGGCACCTTGCCGGAAATCCTGTTCGGGAGGATATTGATACTGTTCCGGAGCTTTTGCCCATTGACTGTATCTTTAATGTCGTGCTTGGGCCGCACAAGGAGATTTTGCGCGCCGTGCTTGGAGATCCGATTCTGGCGCACCGGCAGGGCTGTGCGTTTTTGGATACAATTTATAAATTCCCACTGGATGAACCTGCTGACATCGTTTTAGTCAGCCCCGGTGGGTATCCCAAAGATCTGAACATTTATCAGGCACAGAAGGCCTTGGATAATGCCGCTCATGCTGTACGCAAGGGCGGCATTATTTTATGGGTTGCCCGCTGTCAGGAGGGCTATGGCTCTGAAAAGTTTACAGAATGGGTCAATGACGCCCAGACTCCACAGGATTTGATTGACCGTGTTCGCAAAAAGTTCGAGCTGGGCGGGCACAAGGCTGCCGCAATGGCAAAAGTTCGACAAAAGGCAGATATTTTCCTGCTGTCTGATCTTGATGATGCCGCAGCGGAAAATTTGTTTTGCACACCTGTACCCAGCCTTGAGAAAGGACTGAAAATGGCGCGCGAGCGCCTTGGTCAGGATGCTCGAATCGTCGTGATGCCTCACGGAGGTTCAACTCTTCCCGTTATTCAGGGCGACAAATAA